The following proteins are encoded in a genomic region of Ignavibacteria bacterium:
- a CDS encoding EthD family reductase, whose translation MVKFIALYRKPQNVKEFDEHYDSIHTPLVLKMPGLRKLEITRISGAPIGDSKYYLHAEMYFDSIDAMNASNASPEGRATAKDLMSFASDLVTLFYGEVEEK comes from the coding sequence ATGGTAAAATTTATTGCGCTCTATCGAAAGCCACAAAACGTAAAAGAATTCGACGAACATTACGATTCCATCCACACACCCTTAGTGCTGAAAATGCCTGGACTTCGGAAACTCGAAATCACGCGCATTAGCGGTGCGCCGATTGGTGATAGCAAATATTATCTTCACGCCGAAATGTATTTCGATTCGATAGACGCAATGAACGCTTCTAACGCATCTCCCGAAGGACGCGCCACAGCAAAAGATTTGATGAGTTTTGCCTCAGATTTGGTTACGCTGTTCTACGGAGAAGTGGAAGAAAAATAA
- a CDS encoding enoyl-CoA hydratase/isomerase family protein, translating into MGKKYSGKSFTAFHFKTILYEKNDWLATITLNRPEVYNAINLQMLRELSEAFEDVAWDNNIAVAILTGAGTKAFCTGADMKEWNEDFLDASDDFYKWMGVFLETFERLRNIGKPTIARLNGIVVGGGNELQMSCDIAIAANDIFFKHVGTSRGSVPAAGATQWLPLIIGERRARQMILLGEEIPAKQAFDWGLVNQIVPRKKLDAATKEMAKTLFNKLPECSRYAKEQLNFWKNFSWSLTVGHLRDWLTVHTSAAEIKEGISAFNEKRAIDYKKVRKWKEK; encoded by the coding sequence ATGGGAAAAAAATATTCCGGAAAATCATTCACCGCATTTCATTTTAAAACTATCCTCTATGAAAAAAATGATTGGCTTGCTACGATAACACTCAATCGTCCAGAAGTGTACAATGCCATCAATCTGCAAATGCTCCGCGAACTTTCCGAAGCATTTGAAGATGTTGCGTGGGATAATAATATTGCCGTTGCAATTCTCACAGGCGCAGGAACAAAAGCATTTTGCACCGGAGCCGATATGAAAGAATGGAACGAAGATTTTCTCGATGCATCCGATGATTTTTACAAATGGATGGGAGTGTTTCTCGAAACGTTTGAACGATTGCGCAACATCGGAAAGCCAACAATTGCGCGCTTGAACGGAATTGTAGTCGGCGGCGGAAACGAATTGCAAATGTCTTGCGATATAGCAATTGCCGCAAATGATATTTTTTTCAAGCACGTAGGAACGTCGCGAGGAAGTGTTCCTGCGGCAGGCGCAACACAATGGCTTCCGCTTATTATCGGAGAACGACGTGCGCGTCAAATGATTTTGCTCGGAGAAGAAATTCCGGCAAAACAAGCGTTCGATTGGGGACTTGTGAATCAAATTGTTCCTCGAAAAAAACTTGATGCCGCAACGAAGGAAATGGCGAAAACGTTATTCAACAAACTTCCCGAATGTTCGCGGTACGCAAAAGAGCAACTGAATTTCTGGAAAAATTTTTCGTGGTCGCTTACTGTTGGACATCTGCGCGATTGGCTAACGGTTCATACTTCTGCGGCGGAAATTAAAGAAGGAATTTCTGCATTCAACGAAAAACGAGCGATTGATTATAAAAAAGTCCGAAAATGGAAAGAAAAATAA
- the hypA gene encoding hydrogenase maturation nickel metallochaperone HypA has protein sequence MHELSLAQNIVEIIHQHVHENDLHNVTNVKTVVGECSGVAAESLAFSFSVIVNNTPLNNANLVIQKIPFEVYCNVCKKKSSNEFGMNVCSFCASTNCEILSGTEMNIVEIEMFEQTKKNV, from the coding sequence ATGCACGAACTTTCGCTTGCACAGAATATCGTAGAAATCATACATCAACACGTTCACGAAAACGATTTGCATAATGTTACGAATGTGAAAACTGTTGTTGGCGAATGTTCGGGAGTTGCCGCAGAATCATTAGCGTTTTCTTTTTCCGTCATCGTGAATAATACACCATTGAACAACGCGAACCTCGTCATTCAAAAAATTCCGTTTGAAGTGTATTGCAATGTGTGTAAAAAAAAATCTTCCAATGAATTCGGGATGAATGTTTGCTCTTTCTGCGCAAGCACGAATTGTGAAATTCTCTCGGGGACGGAAATGAACATTGTAGAAATCGAAATGTTTGAACAAACGAAAAAAAACGTATGA
- a CDS encoding T9SS type A sorting domain-containing protein codes for MMPMIQRSLLIDLHYSKILSRLIVIFFIFPIIVLAQSTSWKGNGTTAWNTASNWTNGVPNSGVDAIIGDANMVGTTQPTINTTSASCNNLTIGNETVPSTLTTGNNNFSVSGNVTIGANGTLVHSATSGTRILSVSGNWIQTGAYTAANAVATVSFELPATMSGSGPFKTVVTNDSIALLSNITVNTSLTMNGTFEPNSFAVLGSGSLNLYGTLYINASTFAGNISLSGTKTLEPLSIVHYNASTANQTIDNSLSYAVLNLAGGMTKTAGGNLTVTEDLYLLEGTLNLSTFTANGGGGILDIAENTSLNIGGTNSFPSGYGNITIDVASTVEYNGTNQTVAAQTYGNLTLSNAGATVTKTLPSSSTTIEGNLILNNGSGTSLTANANNALNISGNVTIGNGCTLNGSNYSHNVYGNWTNSGTYNSSANGAVTFNGSNTTLSGNGTNNFYDVNFSGNGISTSSSTNISVSGNFTSNPGASFTHISGGVGTVSLTGTSKSISGSLIKFNHLSLSSSYTTSSSFSIAGNLTVNGSFSATSGAVTFSGTSILSGTGTINFYDVTVSGTLTLAANTTLGIAATLSTSSENFNATSNTPNTVKFNGTGAQNIPALTVYNLQFEGGGTKTVTGNLSLHNDFTIGNSVSFDVASYAHSIAGSISNSGTMLENTSTMTMTGAGKTISGSGVTSFHSFIISVTGNITATQNFSITGNLTNNGTFSNSANTVTFSGSENANINGTTSPTSFNAIAISKIGGASVALGMNISDLSSLNISSGILKLSSFSVSQAGGGGILTIGSGATLTIGGSNSFPTFNAYSISTSSTVEYNGNGTQTISAKNYGNLTSSNSGNRILASSGIIGIAKAFDPGFNSFTITGSTIEFNGSGTQTIPAFNYNNLTSTGIGERVFASGGTIGIAGTFTKGTNSYSTTNSTIDFNGSTQVIPSLTYNNLATSGSGTKTLSGNVTVNGTLSLTSGSFADGGFTVTANGNVENDDAHTGSGKILLSGGTAEHEISGNGPFTNLHVNDTNGVLAASDITVNGTLTLSNGNITTNTNKVIINSTGSVSHTSGHVIGNLEKAISAGNSSKTFEIGKGSNYLPVSLSFNNVSTSGKLTVSTTNGDHPNIATSNVRSDKSVNRFWSLANNGIALTSYDAVFNFLSTDVDASANTNSFIVQSYDGSSWNTHTVGTKTGMSTQILSSTSFSDFQIGEQVDNPVPSTTSISPTTKNVGDAEFTLTVSGTNFINVSVVRLNGSDRATTFINNSQLEATIPASDLLNPGNYSITVFNPAPAGGTSNAQTLTIIGGSISGVKFNDTNGNGAKDNGEALLANWVINLSGKSTASDTTDGSGAFSFSNLSAGSYTISEESQNGWMQTLPLFGGNYNINVGASTIVFSDYNFGNFQFGSMSGTKFNDTDGDGMKEVGEVGLENWKIKISGPMNDSVFTDANGNYTFSNLIAGTYTVSEIVQSGWVQTFPSLPGTHSVLINSGTNYTGKNFGNFQLGSIAGVKFNDTDGDGIKDVGEPLLENWRIRLSGAKTDSMLTNALGQYSFTSLGPGNYTVSEAVQNGWSQTSSPTSFSITMLSGDVNIDKDFGNFQLGTISGNVFNDIDGDGVREFGESGLQSWKIKITGPRIDSVTTDANGNYLFTSLSAGNYSLSEVVQSGYVQTTSPTTLSVTITSGTISTNSDFGNFHLGSVSGIKFNDANGNGAKDGGEVGLQNFRIKISGAINDSVLTDANGNYSFTNLNVGTYTLSEVQQNGYIQTMPPNPGTYSVNIQSGTNAVNKDFGNFMQGEISGLKFNDVNGNGAQDVGENGLQNWKIKISGPQNDSVLTDANGNYSFVNLSAGTYTVSEVLQSGWMQTFPTSPSTYSVNINSGTNAANKNFGNFQYGSVSGVVFTDTDGDGTNDAGENGLEGWRVRLSGTRTDSTLTNANGNYSFGNLTAGNYTVSVVVQNGYVQTVPVSPSTFSISVQSGSSFSNKDFGEFQLATISGMKFNDLNGNGTKDGNETGISNWKIRLSGATSDSTFTNAGGDYSFGNLTAGNYTVSEASQNGWMQTAPSPLGTYSLSISSGNNLSGNNFGNFQLGTIAGLKYNDVTGNGVRDAGDSNLSGWTVYLFSPDTLTLIDSAVTADDGYVFTDLPKGTYFVREKLQSGWIRTSANPSAISMTSGFNSGSVNFGNFQLGSISGTKFNDLDADGTKDNGEPGVANWKIKISGIVTDSVLSNANGNYTFANLTYGNYTISEELQGGWFQTYPPTPGTYSLLVESGSNLTGKDFGNVTLGSISGTLFNDTDGDGTKDGNEVGLQDWKIKLTGAKTDSVITDANGYYIFTNITSGGYIVTEELQNGWTQTLPANAGNYTLNLASGENATGKDFGNFQNGTISGMKFLDINGNGTKDENDGGLSGWKIKISGAKADSTTTDANGNYAFTNLLAGNYTVSEVQQAGWAQTLPANNGSYLASISSGTSVNNLIFGNFPGLAKYRTFKATTDISSKPNKMKYKGGLLTVKPNIATAVENVFKKIGKAGTTFLGVPQVLKDSAKKYGWIFFKKAGELAKLYTSAHNATTYPIDYLRIPGKSNKKLVKAIKPSRVIYDNPAWEQGVLFRLNIIASDTGITVDTNAPGRRFGSLILDTSHTLFGKQLQGMALRDIANYFDTLMTYWDRLNIKSTTEYTQINNCISAIIKPLNERFATTFDSTNYIVDSLGIVVSKNPYAVRMTGYKTASEIGMVKELPSSKSNGNFVPTVGYDEIPSEFSLLQNYPNPFNPTTTIAFNIPEQTLITLKIYNVVGEEIAMLLDEMEFDAGTHEIEFDASYLSSGVYFYRLYDANGTFVATKKLLLLK; via the coding sequence ATGATGCCGATGATACAGCGTTCTCTTCTTATAGATCTTCACTATTCAAAAATTCTCTCAAGACTGATTGTTATTTTCTTCATTTTCCCGATAATTGTTTTAGCACAATCAACTTCGTGGAAAGGAAACGGAACAACTGCTTGGAATACAGCAAGCAACTGGACCAATGGCGTTCCCAATAGCGGTGTTGATGCTATCATTGGAGATGCAAATATGGTGGGAACAACGCAACCAACGATAAATACCACTTCCGCTTCGTGCAACAATCTAACTATTGGAAACGAAACAGTGCCTTCCACTCTTACAACCGGAAACAACAATTTTTCGGTTTCAGGTAATGTAACGATAGGCGCAAACGGTACACTTGTTCACAGTGCGACAAGCGGAACCCGAATATTATCCGTGAGTGGGAACTGGATTCAAACGGGAGCATATACAGCCGCTAATGCAGTTGCTACTGTTTCATTTGAATTACCAGCAACGATGAGCGGTTCCGGTCCATTTAAAACAGTTGTAACGAATGATTCCATTGCGTTGCTATCCAATATTACAGTTAATACATCGCTGACAATGAATGGAACATTCGAACCAAATTCGTTTGCTGTTTTGGGAAGTGGTTCGCTGAATTTATACGGAACGTTATACATCAATGCTTCCACGTTCGCAGGAAATATTTCTTTGAGCGGAACGAAAACTCTGGAACCGTTGAGTATTGTTCACTATAACGCTTCAACAGCAAATCAAACCATTGATAATTCGTTGAGTTATGCAGTATTAAATCTTGCAGGTGGAATGACAAAAACAGCAGGAGGAAATCTTACCGTTACAGAAGATTTGTATCTCCTTGAAGGAACTCTTAATTTATCAACGTTCACCGCAAATGGCGGAGGAGGAATATTGGACATTGCAGAAAATACTTCTCTGAACATCGGCGGAACAAATTCGTTTCCTTCAGGATATGGAAATATTACCATAGATGTTGCAAGTACTGTTGAATACAACGGAACGAATCAAACAGTTGCTGCACAAACGTACGGAAATCTCACTTTGAGCAACGCCGGCGCGACGGTTACAAAAACTCTTCCTTCATCTTCAACTACTATTGAAGGAAACTTGATTCTAAACAATGGTTCTGGAACTTCACTAACGGCAAACGCAAATAATGCTCTGAATATTTCCGGAAACGTTACAATTGGAAACGGTTGCACTCTGAACGGAAGTAATTATTCTCACAATGTTTATGGTAATTGGACTAACAGCGGCACATATAATTCATCAGCAAATGGTGCAGTAACTTTCAACGGCTCCAATACAACATTGAGCGGGAACGGAACAAATAATTTTTACGATGTGAATTTTTCCGGAAACGGAATTTCCACTTCTTCTTCTACAAATATTTCCGTCTCAGGAAATTTCACTTCCAATCCAGGCGCATCTTTCACCCATATAAGCGGAGGAGTCGGAACAGTTTCATTAACCGGAACTTCAAAAAGTATCAGTGGTTCATTGATTAAATTCAATCATTTATCGCTTTCAAGTTCGTATACCACCTCCAGTTCGTTTTCTATCGCAGGAAATTTAACAGTGAACGGTTCATTTTCTGCTACAAGCGGCGCAGTTACATTTTCCGGAACATCCATTCTTTCAGGAACAGGAACAATCAATTTCTATGATGTAACGGTAAGCGGAACACTTACATTAGCTGCGAATACAACGCTTGGGATTGCGGCGACGCTTTCAACTTCTTCGGAAAATTTTAACGCAACTTCCAATACTCCCAACACGGTAAAATTCAACGGAACAGGAGCGCAAAACATTCCCGCGCTTACAGTTTACAATTTACAATTTGAAGGCGGTGGAACAAAAACCGTAACAGGAAATCTTTCTCTTCACAATGATTTTACAATTGGAAATTCCGTGAGTTTCGACGTGGCTTCCTACGCACATTCCATTGCAGGAAGTATTTCCAATTCGGGAACAATGTTAGAAAATACGTCCACGATGACAATGACAGGTGCAGGAAAAACAATTTCCGGAAGCGGAGTAACTTCGTTTCATTCGTTCATTATCAGTGTTACGGGAAATATTACTGCAACGCAAAATTTTAGTATTACAGGTAATTTGACGAATAACGGAACATTTTCCAATTCTGCAAATACCGTTACTTTCAGCGGTTCTGAAAATGCAAATATCAACGGAACAACTTCGCCGACTTCGTTTAATGCGATAGCAATTTCAAAAATCGGCGGCGCTTCCGTTGCACTGGGAATGAACATTTCCGATTTAAGTTCACTCAATATTTCCAGCGGAATTTTAAAACTTTCATCGTTTTCTGTTTCACAAGCAGGCGGTGGCGGAATACTCACAATCGGAAGCGGAGCAACGTTAACGATTGGCGGTTCCAATTCCTTTCCAACATTTAATGCGTACAGTATTTCAACTTCCAGCACTGTTGAATATAATGGAAACGGTACGCAAACAATTTCGGCAAAAAATTACGGAAATCTAACCAGTAGCAATTCCGGAAATCGTATTCTTGCTTCCAGCGGAATAATCGGTATTGCAAAAGCGTTTGACCCCGGTTTCAATTCGTTCACTATTACCGGAAGCACGATAGAATTTAACGGCTCAGGTACTCAAACAATTCCAGCGTTCAATTATAATAATCTCACAAGCACAGGAATCGGGGAACGCGTGTTTGCTTCCGGCGGAACAATCGGAATTGCAGGTACCTTTACAAAAGGAACAAATTCGTACTCGACAACAAATAGTACAATAGATTTTAATGGAAGTACACAAGTAATTCCTTCTCTTACGTATAACAATCTTGCAACAAGCGGAAGCGGCACAAAAACTCTTAGTGGAAATGTAACAGTGAACGGAACGCTTTCTCTTACTTCCGGAAGTTTCGCTGATGGAGGATTTACGGTAACCGCAAACGGCAATGTTGAAAATGACGATGCGCATACCGGTTCAGGAAAAATTTTGCTTTCGGGAGGAACTGCAGAACATGAAATTTCCGGCAATGGCCCGTTCACTAATCTCCACGTCAATGATACCAATGGAGTTCTTGCGGCTTCCGATATTACAGTGAATGGAACGCTTACTCTCTCAAACGGGAATATTACTACAAATACGAATAAAGTTATTATCAATTCGACCGGTTCTGTTTCGCACACAAGTGGGCACGTCATCGGGAATTTAGAAAAAGCAATTTCAGCAGGAAACTCTTCAAAGACGTTTGAAATTGGAAAGGGTAGCAATTACTTGCCCGTTTCTCTTTCGTTCAATAATGTTTCAACTTCCGGAAAACTTACTGTTAGCACAACCAACGGCGACCATCCGAATATTGCAACTTCTAATGTTCGTTCCGATAAAAGCGTGAATCGTTTCTGGAGTTTGGCAAACAACGGAATTGCACTCACTTCGTACGATGCCGTTTTCAATTTTCTTTCTACGGATGTTGATGCAAGCGCAAACACGAATAGTTTTATTGTTCAAAGTTACGACGGAAGTTCGTGGAATACGCATACTGTTGGAACAAAAACAGGAATGTCAACGCAAATACTTAGCTCAACGTCGTTCAGCGATTTTCAAATCGGCGAACAAGTGGATAATCCAGTTCCATCAACAACAAGTATTTCTCCAACAACAAAAAATGTCGGTGATGCGGAATTTACACTTACGGTAAGTGGAACAAATTTCATCAATGTTTCCGTCGTACGATTGAACGGTTCTGATAGAGCAACAACATTTATCAACAATTCGCAACTTGAAGCAACAATTCCCGCAAGCGACTTGTTGAATCCAGGAAATTACAGCATCACGGTTTTTAACCCGGCGCCTGCAGGTGGAACTTCCAATGCGCAAACGCTAACGATTATAGGCGGTTCAATCAGTGGTGTGAAATTTAACGATACAAACGGAAACGGCGCAAAAGATAACGGAGAAGCGCTTCTTGCAAATTGGGTAATCAATCTTTCGGGAAAGTCAACTGCTTCCGATACAACCGATGGAAGCGGCGCATTTTCTTTCAGCAATCTTTCTGCGGGTTCGTACACTATTAGTGAAGAGTCGCAAAACGGATGGATGCAAACGCTTCCGCTTTTCGGTGGGAATTACAACATCAATGTTGGCGCTTCTACAATCGTTTTTTCCGACTATAATTTCGGAAATTTTCAATTTGGTAGTATGAGCGGAACCAAATTCAATGATACAGACGGCGATGGAATGAAAGAAGTCGGAGAAGTTGGTTTAGAAAACTGGAAAATAAAAATCTCAGGTCCAATGAATGATTCTGTATTTACAGATGCGAACGGAAATTATACGTTTTCAAATTTAATTGCCGGAACATATACTGTGAGTGAAATTGTACAAAGCGGATGGGTGCAAACTTTTCCTTCATTACCGGGGACTCATTCTGTTCTTATCAACAGCGGAACAAATTACACAGGAAAAAATTTTGGAAACTTTCAACTTGGCTCGATTGCCGGCGTGAAATTCAATGACACCGATGGTGATGGAATAAAAGATGTTGGCGAACCTTTGCTTGAAAACTGGCGCATTCGTCTTTCGGGAGCAAAAACAGATTCGATGCTTACGAATGCTTTGGGACAATATTCCTTCACGAGTTTAGGTCCCGGAAATTATACAGTCAGTGAAGCAGTGCAAAACGGTTGGTCGCAAACATCTTCACCAACGTCGTTTTCCATTACGATGTTGAGCGGCGATGTGAACATTGATAAGGATTTTGGCAATTTTCAACTCGGAACAATTTCAGGAAATGTTTTCAACGATATTGATGGCGATGGCGTTCGGGAATTTGGTGAAAGCGGTTTGCAATCGTGGAAAATAAAAATCACTGGTCCTCGCATTGATTCTGTAACAACAGATGCGAACGGAAATTATTTGTTCACAAGTTTATCTGCCGGAAATTATTCTTTATCCGAAGTTGTGCAAAGCGGTTATGTGCAAACAACATCACCGACAACGCTTTCCGTTACAATTACAAGTGGAACTATTTCAACCAACAGCGATTTTGGGAATTTTCATCTTGGTTCCGTAAGTGGAATAAAATTCAACGACGCAAATGGAAACGGCGCAAAAGATGGCGGCGAAGTTGGATTGCAGAATTTCAGAATAAAAATTTCCGGCGCAATCAATGATTCTGTTCTTACGGATGCCAATGGAAATTATTCATTCACAAATTTAAACGTCGGAACGTACACGCTCAGCGAAGTGCAGCAAAACGGATATATTCAAACGATGCCGCCAAATCCCGGTACGTATTCAGTGAATATTCAAAGTGGAACAAATGCAGTGAATAAAGATTTCGGAAACTTTATGCAAGGAGAAATCAGTGGTTTGAAATTCAATGACGTGAATGGAAACGGCGCTCAAGATGTTGGTGAAAACGGACTTCAAAACTGGAAAATAAAAATTTCCGGTCCTCAAAATGATTCCGTTCTTACTGATGCAAATGGAAATTATTCGTTTGTGAATTTATCTGCGGGAACATACACCGTGAGCGAAGTATTGCAAAGCGGATGGATGCAAACGTTTCCAACATCTCCTTCAACGTATTCAGTAAATATAAACAGCGGAACCAATGCAGCGAATAAAAACTTCGGCAATTTTCAATACGGAAGTGTGAGCGGTGTTGTGTTCACCGATACTGATGGTGACGGAACCAACGATGCGGGCGAAAACGGTCTCGAAGGATGGCGCGTTCGTTTGTCAGGAACACGCACGGATTCGACGTTGACAAACGCAAACGGAAATTATTCGTTTGGAAATCTCACTGCGGGAAATTATACGGTGAGCGTTGTAGTACAAAACGGATATGTGCAAACTGTTCCCGTTTCTCCGTCAACATTTTCCATTTCCGTACAAAGTGGAAGCAGTTTTTCGAATAAAGATTTCGGAGAATTTCAACTTGCAACTATCAGCGGAATGAAATTTAATGACCTCAACGGCAACGGTACAAAAGACGGAAACGAAACAGGAATTTCTAATTGGAAGATTCGACTTTCGGGAGCAACATCTGATTCAACATTTACTAACGCCGGAGGAGATTATTCGTTTGGAAATTTAACTGCGGGAAATTACACTGTGAGCGAAGCATCGCAAAACGGATGGATGCAAACTGCGCCTTCACCACTGGGAACTTATTCGCTATCTATTTCCAGTGGAAATAATTTGAGTGGAAATAATTTTGGGAACTTTCAACTCGGAACCATTGCCGGTTTGAAATATAATGACGTTACCGGAAACGGTGTTCGCGATGCGGGAGATTCCAATCTTTCCGGATGGACGGTGTATTTATTCAGTCCCGATACATTGACGCTTATAGATTCCGCCGTAACTGCCGACGACGGATATGTATTCACCGATTTGCCGAAAGGAACATATTTCGTTCGGGAAAAATTACAAAGTGGATGGATTCGAACAAGCGCAAATCCTTCTGCAATTTCGATGACGAGTGGTTTCAATTCGGGAAGTGTGAACTTCGGAAATTTTCAACTTGGAAGCATTAGCGGAACAAAATTTAACGACCTTGATGCTGATGGAACGAAAGATAACGGAGAGCCGGGAGTTGCAAACTGGAAAATTAAAATTTCCGGTATTGTTACCGATTCTGTTCTTTCCAATGCGAATGGAAACTATACATTTGCAAACCTAACATACGGAAATTATACCATCAGTGAAGAATTGCAAGGTGGATGGTTTCAAACATATCCGCCGACACCGGGAACATATTCACTTCTTGTTGAAAGCGGAAGCAATTTAACTGGAAAAGATTTTGGAAATGTAACGCTTGGCTCAATTAGCGGAACGTTATTTAACGACACTGATGGCGATGGAACAAAAGATGGAAACGAAGTCGGTTTGCAGGATTGGAAAATCAAACTTACCGGCGCTAAAACCGATTCCGTGATAACGGATGCCAACGGATACTATATTTTTACGAACATTACTTCCGGCGGTTATATTGTAACGGAAGAATTACAAAACGGATGGACACAAACGCTACCTGCAAATGCTGGAAATTATACATTGAATCTTGCAAGTGGCGAAAATGCAACGGGAAAAGATTTCGGAAATTTTCAAAACGGTACAATTTCCGGAATGAAATTCCTCGACATCAATGGCAACGGAACGAAAGACGAAAACGATGGTGGGTTGTCGGGATGGAAAATTAAAATCAGCGGAGCCAAAGCAGATTCGACAACTACGGATGCAAATGGAAACTATGCGTTCACGAATTTACTTGCAGGAAATTATACCGTGAGCGAAGTTCAACAAGCAGGATGGGCGCAAACATTACCTGCAAATAACGGTTCGTATCTTGCTTCAATTTCAAGCGGAACATCAGTGAATAATTTAATCTTTGGCAACTTTCCCGGATTAGCAAAATACCGAACGTTTAAAGCGACAACGGATATTTCTTCAAAACCGAATAAGATGAAATACAAGGGAGGATTGCTTACGGTAAAACCGAATATTGCAACAGCAGTGGAAAATGTTTTCAAGAAAATCGGAAAAGCAGGAACAACATTTCTTGGTGTTCCACAAGTTTTGAAAGATTCGGCGAAAAAATACGGATGGATATTTTTCAAAAAAGCAGGTGAATTAGCAAAACTCTATACAAGCGCGCACAACGCAACAACCTATCCGATTGACTATCTTCGTATTCCCGGAAAATCGAATAAGAAACTTGTAAAAGCAATCAAACCTTCGCGAGTAATTTACGACAATCCCGCGTGGGAACAAGGCGTGCTTTTCCGTTTGAATATTATTGCTAGTGACACGGGGATTACCGTTGATACAAACGCTCCCGGTCGCCGTTTCGGAAGTTTGATTTTGGATACGTCGCATACGCTATTCGGAAAACAATTGCAAGGAATGGCGCTTCGGGATATTGCCAACTATTTTGATACGTTAATGACGTACTGGGATAGATTGAATATCAAATCCACTACGGAATACACGCAAATCAATAATTGTATTTCAGCAATAATCAAACCGTTAAACGAACGATTTGCAACAACATTCGATAGTACAAATTATATTGTTGATTCTCTCGGTATTGTTGTTAGCAAAAATCCCTATGCTGTGCGAATGACAGGATATAAAACTGCGTCGGAAATCGGAATGGTTAAGGAATTACCGAGTAGCAAATCGAACGGAAATTTTGTTCCTACTGTTGGTTATGATGAAATACCATCGGAGTTTTCTCTCCTGCAAAATTATCCGAATCCGTTTAATCCGACAACCACGATAGCGTTCAACATTCCTGAACAAACACTTATTACGTTGAAAATCTATAATGTAGTTGGCGAAGAAATTGCAATGCTTCTTGATGAAATGGAGTTTGATGCAGGAACGCATGAAATAGAATTTGACGCTTCATATTTATCCAGCGGCGTGTATTTCTATCGCTTGTATGATGCGAACGGAACATTCGTTGCAACGAAGAAATTACTTTTGTTGAAGTAA
- the hypB gene encoding hydrogenase nickel incorporation protein HypB: protein MSVITIERKILEKNDELAQQNRKLFEANNIFVINIISSPGSGKTSILEKSLEYWKGSISVSVIEGDVQTDFDAQRIAKHHIPVVQIVTNGACHLDAKLIQDALKNISFETTELLIIEHVGNLVCPAAYDLGETFKVVVVSVTEGEDKPLKYPAIFRTAAVLLINKTDLLPHLQFDITLLKNNALRINPRLLVFEISCMNNKGISQWCEWLRSKIVKK from the coding sequence ATGAGTGTTATTACCATTGAACGAAAAATTCTTGAAAAAAATGATGAACTTGCACAACAAAACCGCAAGTTGTTTGAGGCAAACAACATTTTTGTCATCAACATCATCAGTTCTCCGGGTTCGGGAAAAACAAGTATTCTTGAAAAGTCATTGGAATATTGGAAAGGAAGTATTTCCGTGAGTGTAATAGAAGGAGATGTACAAACCGATTTCGATGCGCAACGAATTGCAAAACACCATATTCCCGTTGTGCAAATCGTCACCAACGGCGCGTGCCATCTTGATGCGAAATTGATTCAGGATGCGCTGAAAAATATTTCTTTTGAAACGACAGAATTGCTTATCATCGAACATGTCGGAAATCTTGTTTGTCCTGCGGCGTACGATTTAGGAGAAACGTTCAAAGTCGTCGTCGTCAGTGTAACCGAAGGCGAAGACAAACCTTTGAAATATCCTGCAATATTTCGTACCGCAGCGGTTTTGCTCATCAACAAAACGGATTTGCTTCCGCATTTGCAATTCGATATTACATTGCTGAAAAACAATGCGTTGCGCATCAATCCGAGACTGTTGGTGTTTGAAATTTCGTGCATGAACAACAAGGGAATTTCCCAATGGTGCGAATGGCTTCGTTCAAAGATTGTTAAGAAATGA